In Pyrodictium occultum, the genomic window GAAGTGCGATGGGGGCGCGGAGAAGACGGACTACATAACGACTTAAAATACATATGTCGTACATAGGCGGGTTAGCAGAAAATCAACGATCATTCTGCAAGATCTAAGCTCTTCTTTGCCGCGGCACATGACCTAAGCCAGGAGCTGGGCCTTAGCAATGTTCCACATATACTATTTCCCCAACAGAGATTTCATGCACCATAATTTGCTTGAATAACGTATCCTAAGCGGCATCGTAGAGCCCCTGAGGGAGAGAGGAGGTTAGCGTCCAATTAGACATTGACAAGTTCGTTGTTGTCCCTAAGAAGAATATACTATACTGCTCTATGCAACCTTACAGTAGTTACCGGTGGACTCTTCGACCTCTACCGGGTCCACGTTACAACGAAGGATCCTAACAAGAAGAGCCATAGATCGTTTGAAAGAGATTATCAGTGGTTTTGAGCGGCTCGTCCAGGCTATATAGGGTGGAGAGCATAGTGCGCCGGACATACGGGCAGCGGGATCCTGTCGTTGGAGTGCTCCTAGATCTTCTAAACCCTGTGCAGTATCCTCTTTCTCTTCCCTCTCTACTTCTTCTGCTCCTCGAACACTAGCTCGACGCCCCGCGGGTAGATGTAGACGTTGCCCCCTCTCGCCTGGCCCGGCAGGTTTGGCTTAAACACGGCTATAACTACGCCCTTGTTCCCGTGGACACGTACTATCTTTCCACGGTACTCGTTACCCTTGTTGTCGCGGTAGAGGACGCGCCAGCCGATGAGCTGCGCGGCTTTCCTGGAGTCGTTTACCCCGTCAACCCTTATCAGCACCTGGTTCTCGTACTGGGTGTTTGAGCCAAGCCTATAGCCTATGACTAACCCTGTATAGACCTTCGCGGCCTCTCCGCTCAACCTTGTTGCCCCGGGCAGCACCGGTGAAGCCGGCCCTGGGTCTTTAAAGCTGATAGCAGTGCCAAAGCGGCTGGGGGTATAGGGGCGCTTTGACCGGCAAGCTCAAGGAACCCCGTATAGTGGTGGAGCCCCCCGGGCCCAGGGCTCGAGAAGTTATTGAGAAGGATAGGATGTATCTTATGCAGAGCTTTGCCAGGTGGTACCCGCTTGTTGTTGACCGTGCCGAGGACTACGTAGTGTATGATGTTGACGGTAACGCCTATATAGATCTTAATGCTGGCATAGCTGTGCTCAATGTAGGCTCTACCAACCCTGCAGTAGTCGAGGCCGCCGCCTCTCAGTTGAGGCGCTTCACCCACTACAGCCTCACAGACTTCTACTATGAGGTGGCAG contains:
- a CDS encoding 50S ribosomal protein L35ae, producing the protein MSGEAAKVYTGLVIGYRLGSNTQYENQVLIRVDGVNDSRKAAQLIGWRVLYRDNKGNEYRGKIVRVHGNKGVVIAVFKPNLPGQARGGNVYIYPRGVELVFEEQKK